One Desulfomonile tiedjei genomic window carries:
- the mnmE gene encoding tRNA uridine-5-carboxymethylaminomethyl(34) synthesis GTPase MnmE, which translates to MTTRPSISSDTIVALSTPRGYSGIGVIRISGPDALGILRKIFHPRGKSGEFSDRAAVYGRVVHPHDGRTLDDGIALVMRSPASYTGEDMVELSLHGSPVVLDAVERLITNLGARPATRGEFTRRAFLSGRLDLIQAEAVIDLIEARSMAAAEEARATLESSVSKEMAQISDALKDGLATLEAHIDFDDDDQEPAPDLEGIIRGVADQMQGLLENSEAGKIRRQGINTVIVGKPNVGKSTLFNALLRSDRVIVTPYPGTTRDLVDDFLLLDETAYLLCDTAGIRHDPEPVEEEGIRRTHERIKTADLVLAVLDGAQPMDDADAMVLDACREKNTILILNKQDLGLALDENKIPGPDHWPRVAISARTGQNLSTLEKAIADQGHRLTSRATAGLSGSLTDRGLLLVHAALMPMKDLIEAFDRAGTVKPEIVSLEIRKALDFLEEITGERVDEGILDRIFERFCVGK; encoded by the coding sequence ATGACCACGAGACCGAGCATATCCAGTGACACTATCGTAGCTCTTTCCACACCCCGCGGCTATTCGGGCATCGGAGTCATTCGCATCAGTGGTCCCGACGCGCTGGGCATACTGCGGAAAATCTTCCATCCCCGGGGAAAAAGCGGAGAGTTCTCGGATCGGGCCGCGGTTTACGGAAGGGTCGTTCATCCTCATGACGGGAGGACCCTTGATGACGGGATCGCTCTAGTAATGCGCAGTCCGGCCTCTTATACCGGGGAGGATATGGTGGAGTTGAGCTTGCACGGCAGTCCTGTTGTTCTGGATGCCGTGGAGCGTCTGATAACGAATCTGGGCGCTCGTCCTGCTACGCGCGGGGAATTCACCCGGCGAGCGTTCCTGTCCGGCAGGCTCGATCTGATTCAAGCGGAAGCGGTTATCGACCTAATTGAGGCCCGCAGTATGGCTGCCGCGGAAGAAGCCCGTGCAACGCTGGAAAGCTCGGTCTCCAAAGAGATGGCCCAGATTTCCGACGCGCTGAAAGACGGCCTCGCCACCCTGGAAGCGCACATTGACTTTGATGACGACGATCAAGAACCTGCGCCGGACCTGGAGGGGATAATCAGAGGTGTAGCAGATCAGATGCAGGGTCTGCTGGAGAATTCGGAGGCGGGAAAAATTCGGAGGCAGGGGATAAACACGGTAATCGTGGGCAAGCCGAATGTGGGCAAGTCCACTCTGTTTAATGCGCTCTTGCGCAGTGACCGCGTTATTGTGACGCCCTATCCGGGCACTACCCGTGATCTGGTGGACGACTTCCTCCTCCTGGATGAAACGGCTTATCTACTGTGCGATACCGCAGGGATTCGACATGATCCCGAGCCGGTAGAAGAAGAGGGGATTCGGCGCACCCACGAGAGGATCAAGACCGCGGACCTTGTACTGGCTGTCCTCGATGGGGCCCAGCCGATGGATGACGCCGATGCTATGGTCCTCGATGCCTGCCGAGAAAAGAATACCATCCTAATTCTGAACAAGCAGGACCTCGGGCTTGCGCTGGATGAGAACAAGATCCCCGGTCCCGACCACTGGCCCAGGGTGGCGATCAGTGCAAGGACGGGACAAAACCTCAGCACTCTTGAAAAGGCCATCGCGGACCAGGGCCACAGACTGACTTCTCGGGCCACGGCAGGCCTTTCCGGGTCCTTGACCGACCGAGGTTTGCTGCTGGTGCACGCGGCCCTGATGCCAATGAAAGATTTGATCGAAGCGTTTGACAGAGCGGGAACAGTTAAGCCGGAAATCGTGTCGCTGGAAATCAGAAAAGCGCTCGATTTTCTGGAAGAGATCACTGGTGAGCGTGTGGACGAAGGGATCCTCGACCGGATCTTCGAACGTTTTTGCGTAGGGAAGTAG